A genomic region of Terriglobales bacterium contains the following coding sequences:
- a CDS encoding BON domain-containing protein, with protein MRLVLTFLLLGGLSFAQAQSNGNAGNAQAQMAMRPGPNADQDRIAKEVRHELVMLPYYSIFDDLEFTVNGDTVTLLGSVTRPTLKSDAENVVKKVEGVNKVNNEIKVLPPSPNDDRIRMEVARAISRQSSLYRYFMGAVGSIHIIVDNGHVTLKGFVDNQADDTQAKLAANQVPGVFSVTDDLQVTNQKER; from the coding sequence ATGAGATTGGTTTTAACTTTCCTGCTGCTTGGTGGATTGTCATTCGCTCAGGCGCAGTCGAACGGCAATGCAGGCAACGCGCAGGCGCAGATGGCCATGCGCCCCGGTCCGAATGCTGATCAGGATCGTATCGCGAAAGAGGTTCGTCATGAGCTGGTGATGCTCCCGTACTACTCTATCTTTGACGATCTGGAGTTCACGGTGAACGGCGACACGGTTACGCTGCTCGGCTCGGTGACCCGGCCCACCTTGAAGAGCGACGCGGAGAACGTGGTCAAGAAGGTAGAAGGTGTGAACAAGGTAAATAATGAGATCAAGGTGTTGCCGCCTTCTCCCAACGACGATCGCATTCGCATGGAAGTTGCGCGCGCAATCTCGCGCCAAAGCAGTTTGTACCGTTACTTCATGGGGGCGGTCGGATCGATCCACATCATCGTGGACAATGGCCATGTGACGCTGAAGGGCTTTGTCGACAATCAGGCTGACGACACTCAGGCGAAGCTGGCTGCGAATCAAGTGCCGGGCGTCTTCTCGGTTACCGACGACCTGCAGGTCACGAATCAAAAAGAGCGGTAA
- a CDS encoding glycoside hydrolase family 15 protein, with protein MRYGRDVAPRIDDYGIIGDCRSAALISRHGSLDWLCWPWFDSPSLFAAILDTEKGGFWRIAPAGEYSSTRRYLPGTNVLETEFQTRTGTLRLLDCMPVYDTSYERQHMIADREVLRVIECVEGEVKLDGIYAPAPKYGKCSCRWTHSRSLGIRVEFRGGAVWFRSDLDWHFDDHYAVCNDTLKAGERKYCSMVFMEHGPAVLSPLGQWSDASLQQTIGWWKRWSDRCAYEGPFREYVVRSALALKLLNFAPSGAIVAAPTASLPERLGGNLNWDYRYCWMRDASMTATAFLGLGYKDEAEAFIEWLLHSTHLTQPRLAVMYSVYGLRAQQERELDYWQGYRESRPVRVGNGARDQLQLDVYGEVISATSQLDESSKCIDRASARVLRGLGKYVRKHWMLPDKGIWEPRTPDMHHTHSKLMCWVAMNKLLRLHETGLLKDLEYDEVKQTRDQMRQEIESRGWNEELQTYTAIYDGREVDASLLLFPKHEFASADSPRLQTTYARIREKLSAGPGLLYRYRDDLSPGEGAFGICCFWAAEFLALGGGTLEEAEEEFRCVLQYANDLGLYGEEIDPATGDILGNFPQGFTHIGLINTALTIAERQARESKSKNAA; from the coding sequence ATGCGCTACGGCAGAGATGTTGCACCTCGAATCGACGATTACGGCATCATCGGCGACTGCCGTTCCGCAGCTCTGATTTCCCGTCACGGATCCCTCGACTGGCTCTGCTGGCCCTGGTTCGACAGTCCTTCACTGTTCGCGGCAATTCTCGATACGGAAAAAGGCGGCTTTTGGCGCATTGCGCCTGCGGGCGAGTACAGCTCGACGCGACGATATCTTCCGGGCACCAACGTTCTGGAAACCGAGTTTCAGACCAGGACCGGAACGCTGCGCCTGCTCGACTGCATGCCCGTATATGACACGTCATATGAGCGACAGCACATGATCGCCGACCGCGAGGTTCTCCGGGTTATCGAGTGCGTAGAAGGAGAGGTCAAGCTCGACGGCATCTATGCTCCAGCTCCGAAATATGGAAAGTGCTCTTGCAGATGGACTCATAGCCGCAGCCTGGGAATTCGCGTTGAGTTTCGCGGAGGAGCGGTTTGGTTTCGCAGCGATCTAGATTGGCACTTCGATGACCACTATGCCGTGTGTAACGACACACTCAAGGCGGGCGAGCGCAAGTACTGCTCGATGGTCTTCATGGAGCACGGACCTGCGGTGCTCTCGCCGTTAGGCCAGTGGTCCGACGCCTCGCTGCAGCAGACCATCGGCTGGTGGAAGCGCTGGTCCGATCGCTGCGCCTATGAAGGACCATTTCGGGAATACGTCGTCCGCAGTGCGCTGGCGCTGAAGCTGCTCAACTTTGCGCCATCGGGAGCGATTGTCGCTGCGCCAACCGCTTCTCTGCCGGAGCGTTTGGGCGGCAATCTCAATTGGGATTACCGATACTGCTGGATGCGCGACGCCTCCATGACCGCAACCGCATTCCTTGGCCTCGGTTATAAGGACGAGGCTGAGGCCTTCATCGAATGGCTGCTGCATTCCACGCATCTGACCCAGCCCCGTCTTGCCGTCATGTACAGCGTCTACGGACTTCGAGCCCAGCAAGAGCGCGAACTGGATTACTGGCAGGGTTATCGCGAGTCGCGCCCGGTGCGCGTAGGCAATGGCGCGCGCGACCAACTGCAGCTCGATGTCTACGGCGAGGTCATTTCGGCGACTTCGCAGCTCGATGAGAGCAGCAAATGCATCGACCGAGCCAGTGCCAGAGTGCTCCGCGGGCTGGGAAAATACGTACGCAAGCACTGGATGCTTCCCGATAAGGGAATCTGGGAGCCGCGCACTCCTGATATGCATCATACCCACTCCAAGCTGATGTGCTGGGTGGCGATGAACAAGCTGCTGCGTCTGCATGAGACCGGCTTGCTCAAAGATCTGGAATATGACGAGGTGAAGCAGACTCGGGACCAGATGCGGCAAGAGATCGAATCACGAGGCTGGAATGAGGAGCTGCAGACCTACACAGCCATCTATGACGGCAGGGAAGTGGATGCCAGCCTACTGCTCTTTCCCAAACACGAATTCGCGTCGGCAGATTCGCCACGGCTGCAAACCACTTACGCGAGAATTCGCGAGAAGCTCAGCGCCGGTCCTGGATTGCTCTATCGCTACCGCGACGATCTAAGCCCAGGCGAAGGAGCGTTCGGAATTTGCTGCTTCTGGGCGGCAGAGTTTCTTGCCTTGGGCGGCGGCACGCTGGAAGAAGCGGAGGAGGAGTTTCGTTGCGTGCTTCAGTACGCCAACGATCTGGGATTGTACGGAGAAGAGATCGATCCGGCGACTGGCGACATTCTGGGAAATTTCCCGCAAGGTTTCACCCATATCGGGCTGATTAACACCGCGCTGACGATCGCCGAACGGCAGGCGCGCGAATCCAAATCAAAGAATGCGGCATGA
- a CDS encoding response regulator, translating into MSHQRPRVLSIDDNKMLNLMRQKVLGISGFDCDLAYTAEQALAMVITSHYDAILLDYYLPGTTGLSVAQTIKTIRPGPPVILVTGEELLERSNAIHSYIVKGEGPEVLLDKLKAAIGQRREVKSMQAVASW; encoded by the coding sequence ATGAGCCATCAACGTCCCCGAGTTCTCAGTATTGATGACAACAAGATGCTCAACCTCATGCGCCAGAAGGTGCTTGGCATCAGCGGCTTCGATTGTGACCTTGCCTACACCGCTGAGCAAGCGCTCGCCATGGTGATTACTTCTCATTACGACGCAATCCTTCTTGACTACTATCTGCCTGGTACCACCGGCTTGAGCGTGGCGCAAACCATCAAAACCATTCGTCCGGGTCCGCCGGTGATCCTGGTTACCGGAGAAGAATTGCTGGAACGCAGCAATGCGATTCACAGCTACATCGTAAAGGGTGAAGGTCCCGAGGTTCTGCTAGACAAACTGAAAGCAGCAATTGGCCAGCGCCGCGAAGTCAAGAGCATGCAGGCTGTCGCAAGCTGGTGA
- a CDS encoding alpha/beta hydrolase: protein MPKVSARNITFNYEEQGSGEPLILIPHLAADHACYAFQVQNYAAHFTCISIDLRGTGESDDPAGEYSTETLADDIAGFMQAIGLQRAHVTGLSMGGAVGLWLAAKYPAKVLSLSVHSCWPKTDLFLKTVLESWQTTAKALASVSETLIQAIFPWCFTPELYAARPEYIESLADFARSRPAQPVESFHKQSNAVITHDVEAQLSQITAPTQITFGRYDTVTSIRFADQMTKAIRNSEIVIFEECSHAPFYEKVEEFNETTLQFLRRQAGRTSAAGAA, encoded by the coding sequence ATGCCCAAGGTTTCGGCCCGCAACATCACATTCAACTATGAGGAGCAAGGATCCGGCGAACCTCTGATCCTCATTCCTCACCTCGCAGCCGATCACGCCTGTTATGCGTTTCAGGTTCAGAATTACGCTGCGCATTTCACCTGCATCTCCATTGACCTAAGAGGCACTGGGGAATCCGACGATCCTGCCGGCGAGTATTCGACTGAGACGCTCGCAGACGACATAGCAGGGTTCATGCAGGCCATCGGCTTACAGAGAGCACACGTGACTGGCCTATCTATGGGAGGGGCGGTGGGGCTGTGGCTGGCAGCAAAATACCCGGCGAAAGTGCTGTCGCTCTCGGTGCACAGCTGCTGGCCCAAAACGGATCTTTTCCTGAAGACCGTACTTGAGAGCTGGCAGACCACGGCGAAGGCACTCGCCAGCGTATCTGAAACGCTCATCCAGGCGATCTTTCCGTGGTGCTTCACTCCTGAACTCTATGCCGCCAGGCCGGAGTACATTGAATCGCTCGCCGATTTTGCGCGATCGCGGCCTGCCCAGCCGGTGGAATCATTCCACAAGCAATCGAACGCGGTGATTACGCACGATGTCGAGGCACAGCTTTCGCAGATCACCGCGCCGACACAAATAACGTTCGGACGGTACGACACGGTCACCTCGATTCGGTTTGCCGATCAAATGACGAAAGCGATTCGCAATTCCGAGATTGTGATTTTCGAAGAGTGCTCACACGCACCGTTTTACGAAAAAGTCGAGGAGTTCAACGAAACGACATTGCAGTTTCTGCGGCGCCAAGCCGGAAGGACATCAGCGGCGGGAGCCGCGTAG